One window of the Anaerobranca gottschalkii DSM 13577 genome contains the following:
- a CDS encoding peptidase U32 family protein — protein MKKPELLAPAGDLEKLKVAIAYGADAVYLAGKNFGLRAKATNFDEAELLEGLYYAHSHGAKVYVTLNILAHNEDLKTLPDFVRWLGAVGVDGVIVSDPGVVSIVKEEAPDMEIHLSTQASVTNYRAAQFWQGQGVSRIVLARELSLKEIKEIKEKVDIEIETFVHGAMCMAYSGRCLISNFLTGRDANRGDCAQPCRWKYYLVEEKRPNEFHPIEEDHRGSYILSSKDLRTIEFLHELVEVGIDSLKIEGRMKSVNYVATVVNAYRQVLDEILAKGKDYQFDPKWLGELAKSSHRHFTSGFYKEKVGPDGQTYESSHYIRDIDFVALVLEVFEDGRTAIIEQRNNFNLEQSFDILMPGGVIKEGKILKMWDMDGNEIEKAPHPQQRIKAVFDTDIKELAIIRREK, from the coding sequence ATGAAAAAACCTGAATTATTAGCTCCTGCAGGGGATTTGGAGAAACTTAAAGTGGCTATTGCCTATGGAGCCGATGCCGTTTATTTGGCAGGGAAAAATTTTGGACTTAGGGCAAAAGCTACAAATTTCGATGAAGCTGAATTACTTGAAGGCCTTTACTATGCCCACAGCCATGGGGCAAAGGTATATGTAACTTTAAATATTTTAGCCCACAATGAAGATTTAAAAACTCTCCCTGATTTTGTTCGCTGGCTAGGGGCAGTAGGAGTAGATGGGGTCATAGTTTCTGATCCGGGAGTGGTATCAATAGTTAAAGAAGAAGCTCCAGATATGGAAATTCACCTCAGCACCCAAGCTAGTGTAACAAATTATAGGGCAGCCCAGTTTTGGCAAGGGCAAGGGGTTTCACGGATAGTATTGGCAAGGGAGCTTTCTCTAAAGGAAATAAAAGAGATTAAAGAAAAAGTAGATATCGAGATAGAAACCTTTGTCCATGGGGCTATGTGTATGGCCTACTCTGGTCGTTGCTTGATTAGCAACTTTCTAACAGGCAGAGATGCCAACAGAGGTGATTGTGCCCAACCATGCCGTTGGAAATACTATTTAGTTGAAGAAAAGCGCCCCAATGAATTTCATCCAATAGAAGAAGATCATAGGGGAAGCTATATTCTTAGTTCTAAAGATTTAAGGACTATTGAGTTTTTACATGAACTAGTTGAAGTTGGAATTGATAGCTTGAAAATAGAAGGTAGAATGAAAAGTGTTAACTATGTAGCTACAGTTGTTAATGCATATCGTCAGGTATTAGATGAAATACTTGCTAAAGGTAAAGATTATCAATTTGATCCTAAATGGTTGGGGGAATTGGCAAAATCAAGTCATCGTCATTTTACTTCCGGGTTTTATAAAGAAAAGGTTGGACCAGATGGGCAGACATATGAAAGTTCCCACTATATAAGGGATATAGATTTTGTTGCTTTAGTTTTAGAAGTCTTTGAAGATGGAAGAACTGCTATAATTGAACAGAGAAATAACTTTAACTTAGAGCAAAGTTTTGATATATTAATGCCTGGTGGTGTTATTAAAGAAGGGAAAATTTTAAAAATGTGGGATATGGATGGCAATGAAATTGAGAAAGCCCCTCATCCCCAACAAAGAATCAAAGCAGTATTTGACACAGATATCAAGGAACTAGCAATAATTAGAAGGGAGAAATAG
- the udk gene encoding uridine kinase, with protein MERPMIIGIAGGTGSGKTTVAQKIFDCIDKEHVAVIEHDAYYKDQSHISFEERLKTNYDHPFAFDTELLIQHLKDLRNGKAIEKPVYSFVTHTREKETVRVEPRKIIILEGILILEDKRIRDLLDIKVYVDTDADVRIIRRLLRDIKERGRTIDSVVEQYLSTVRPMHLQFVEPSKKYADIIVPEGGENLVAIDILVTKVLALLNN; from the coding sequence ATGGAGAGACCGATGATAATTGGGATAGCTGGGGGTACAGGCTCAGGTAAAACAACGGTAGCCCAAAAAATCTTTGATTGTATTGATAAAGAACATGTAGCTGTTATTGAACATGATGCATATTACAAAGATCAAAGTCATATTTCCTTTGAAGAAAGATTAAAAACTAATTATGATCATCCCTTTGCCTTTGATACAGAATTATTAATTCAACATTTAAAGGATTTAAGAAATGGTAAGGCAATAGAAAAACCTGTTTATTCCTTTGTCACCCATACTAGAGAAAAGGAAACGGTAAGGGTTGAACCTAGAAAGATTATAATCCTTGAAGGAATATTAATTTTAGAAGATAAAAGGATTAGAGATCTCCTTGACATAAAGGTATATGTTGATACTGATGCTGATGTGAGAATAATAAGGAGATTGTTGAGGGATATTAAAGAACGGGGTCGTACCATTGATTCTGTAGTGGAACAATATCTTTCCACTGTAAGACCTATGCATTTACAATTTGTAGAACCATCAAAGAAATATGCAGATATTATAGTTCCTGAAGGAGGAGAAAATCTAGTTGCCATCGATATTTTGGTAACTAAAGTTTTGGCCCTTTTAAATAATTAA